Proteins from one Thermobifida alba genomic window:
- a CDS encoding GNAT family N-acetyltransferase, producing MIIRAAIRSDLGAILRLLRDLGEAAPTQSGTVRMSSATVRAWTRIENDPERTVLVAERRGQIIGTLDLIVIANLTHDAQPWAVIDNVVVDAAYRRTGIGRALLEDAVNRAVRAGCYKIEMLAHESQGSAREFCLAMGFSVSAEGFRRYL from the coding sequence ATGATTATCCGTGCGGCCATCCGGTCTGACCTCGGCGCGATCCTGCGGCTCCTGCGTGACCTGGGGGAGGCTGCCCCCACGCAGAGCGGCACCGTTCGCATGTCCTCGGCCACCGTCCGGGCCTGGACCCGCATCGAGAACGACCCCGAACGCACCGTGCTGGTGGCCGAACGCCGCGGACAGATCATCGGCACCCTCGACCTCATCGTGATCGCCAACCTCACCCACGACGCCCAGCCGTGGGCGGTGATCGACAACGTGGTGGTGGACGCGGCCTACCGGCGCACCGGGATCGGCCGGGCACTGCTGGAGGACGCGGTCAACCGGGCCGTCCGGGCCGGCTGCTACAAGATCGAGATGCTCGCCCACGAGAGTCAGGGCAGCGCCCGCGAGTTCTGCCTGGCCATGGGATTCAGCGTGTCCGCCGAGGGCTTCCGCCGCTACCTGTGA